From the genome of Mastacembelus armatus chromosome 5, fMasArm1.2, whole genome shotgun sequence:
CCACatctgcacatgtgcacacatgcagtgcAGTGGAAAGACATGCAAATGTTGCCTCTGTTATTTGCATGCCATGCACATTTTAATACAACATCATATAGAGCCcattcattcaaaaaataaACCAGGTGATTTTTCCCCAGTGAGAGGTTTCGAATGTGAGGTCACCACAGGTATTTCCCTGTGAGGAGACAAAGGTCAGATTCAGAAATCCAAAGGAGAGCAGCCTAAAACTGGTCTCTCCAAGGGATGACTGTGACAATCAGTCAGGCTGGAGTGTGAGTGCAGAGTATGttagtttgtctgtgtgcagctAACAGGGAGCTCGAAGGGTACAGTTTTCCTCATGGTGTCAGTGACCTATGAAAACTCTCTATCTTTCCTTtgactgtttctttcttcttcttacCTTCATGttgcttctcttcttcttccatCCTTGTCTTCTTCTACACCTGCCAGTGCTTATGTAAACTAACAGTATCCAGATCTTGACTTCCATCTGGCCCTTTTCACAGCACTAGTGAttatcttctcagcagtccTCACTACAAAACTTATAAGTGGCACTGTTATCCAAATAATGAGTTAGCTAATAGAAAGCTTCTCATTACATCAGTGATAGTGGAGGATCTGCTCATTGGAAGGTGTAATTCCCTCTGCCCCACCAGCAAACTTACAGGACTTCACTATGAGGGTTTGCGTGATAAACCTGCATCAGAGGCAAGTGTGTAAGTGAGTATTGTTATATAGGATGATTATGGAAAGTCATATTATCCTAATGAGAAGCACAAGAATTTCTGTTGTGAAAACCAGCACAATGTGGCTGTCAGTCAAAGGAAATGGGTATTAAAAAAGATCAGTCATAATCAAGTCCTATCAGATCCTATTCAGCATCTCATTACACTTTATTCAAAATATTTGTGAGGGACAAAGGTCAGAATTTCTAAAAGGAAAAACCAAGAATCAGAATATTCTGCTGGTGCCCACTGCCAGTTTTATATTACAGACTGTGCCTGGATTAGGTACAGACTTTTACAGGGAAATCAGAAAAAGAAACCATAAACAGCTTGCTAACACCTGTTGGTCACAGTAAGAGTTATTTTCTACGGAATGCCACTTACAGCATCAGTCCTTTTACATCGTGTTGATGGTCACTGTTTAGGTTTCAGTTTGAGGTGTTGCTAAAACTGTATCCCGTTTAACGTCTGTCTCCATTTCTATGTGTCTCCATGTGACACCTGTTCCTCTTTGCTAATGCCATTTCCTGTGTTTAGCATTTCGTTCTCATGCATATTGAAATTCAGTGTATTTCTGTTATGTTTGTGACTTTGCTATGAGAAGTTCAGATGGTGACTCTTTGGCCTTTCAGTGTTGGTCACCTGATGCCTAGAAAATCCAGTATTGCTTACAAACCTCTGCTGAAGCAAACCCATGCTGTGTAATaggtattattattatgaatcACATCTAGCTCCATTTCTAGTTGGTGATTTACTATAGGTGCTTACTGCCTGGATTGCTAGATTATCTTTTGCAAACACTGCAAAATGATGTAATGCGGGAGAGAGTTTCAAAAATATAGTGCCAACAGCAACAGAAGGACAGCTTAAGCAAAGGACAGGATGCCTTCAAAAGGCACTTAGTGAGCTATGTGCACGGCAGATAACAGCCTCAAAATGACACCTGACATTCACAGCAAATCCTGGACATTATGAGCTCTGTCAAATTGGTATTTGGACTATTGTGTTTCTTCTTTACTCTCTGCCCTCTGTGATTTTCAGCAACATCTGAAGAGAAGCCTTTAGTAAGGAACCCTGTGTTAAGACTGCTGAAGCTTGGCCCCATCATATGAAGCTTTTGCTGCAATCATACAGCATCACTCCCCAAATGTAACATCCCCTCACCCTGTGTGAGAGGATAGACTGTTACTGCAGTAGGCACCATCGTCATGGTTGACTGCCTGTCTTAGAAGAGGGGACTATTTTGGCAGAATAATGCAGTCACGCCACTGAGTGAATAGGGGATCTTAAGAGAAGAGGGCAGAGATAAGAGAATGGAAAACATTCCATTAAAGAGAGCGATGGTATCAAGCTGAGGCTCGGGGAAGACTATTCTACACCCAGACCCACCACTGCACCCATCCAGCACAAGGTGCATCTGTTACCATGGCACCCAGCACAGGCAGCCCCTTTCATGTCTGTCAAGActggggagggagagaggctaGCAATATGGTAGTCTCGCCTGCAGTTGGAGCTGAAATGGACATGTGTATgcctttgtgtatgtgttccCAGCATACATCCCAGCAGTCCGGAGTTTAAGATGCTGACAGAGACTCGTCACATAACATGAATCATTTAGTCACCACAGCAGAGTTGGAAATGTCACGTCGCATCAGTGTTCCTCATGCCTCGGTGCCCCTGCACCATGTACATCTCTGGCAATGGAGTTAAAGGGAGGTCTTGATTAACGAGAGGAGCTGAGATTTTAGATgcaaacagacatttattgCATTGGGAAGCAGATGTGTACATTTTCCCCACAGAATCAACTGTAATACTGTAGCACTTGTTACTGTCAGCACTTGTCTGAGCCGAGGGTCTCAACTCTGCTTTAAACAATTCAGGACAGAGTGTATAATTCAGATTCTTGAGAAATTACTTGGTCGTCTTCTTCATGTTTCCGTCTCTTTCTATAGCTCATCTTTCCAAGGAATGGGATGCTACTTTCTCACAGTGGAAAATGCTGACCTGACCTTCCTTGGCAGTCAGATAGGCAATTCAATAACAACAGGGAGAACTGTAAACATCCAAAAGTCACTCAAGCTACTGGCTATTGTCTTTATCTTTCTCATACAAAActagatttgtgtttttgctacAGTTTtataacagtttaaaaaaaacacaaagcaacattaAGATACACAATTTAAACCACAATCAACACTAAACAGTAAATAGTACTTCGTCATAATCTTTATTACAAGATGTTAGGCCACTGTACAAATCAGTGTGAACCAATACAGTACAACGCAGAATTAAGACTGTTTCTCGAGGTTTGTCATTCAAAGCTGTATACGAGGTGCTTTAAGAATACACAAGTTTCAGAACTTCTGCCGTGCATGCATGATTTTATATTTGCCATGCATGAGTTggtatttcagtgttttaagaAAGAGCCCTAAAAATGGCAACCCAACAAAACAACTGAACTCTATGAGTAAATGtataaagcacaaaaaagaaCAAGTTGTCTGATACAGTATATCCCTCATGAGATTTGGCACACACAATAATGCACAATGCAATATAAATAGTTTATCAATAGGGTGTGTACAGTCAGGTTACAGTATCAAGCAATCCAGGTGAAAGCCTGGGAAGCTTACAAACAGGTGGGAAGTACACTGTATATAAATGACTCATTAGCTGCAAAATATGGTAACAAAAAACACTCAGGCAACATCAAGAATTgttaagtgaaaaaaatatcacTCTCGTTTGCTCAAAGTTTTCttgacatacaaaaaaaaactctctcTGGCCTTAAGTCACTGCAAAAGATATATTCCAAAGGATCAATAAATAAAGTCTTCAACACAGAGATCAAGCCAGTTTACTGATTCCCACTTTGTGCAAGAAAATATGGGCTACCCTTTCCATATTTACAAACTTGGTTAATCATTTGTCCTTGATCAAAATGAAGAGCTGAAAGAATGATATCATAGGATTGATTAGTACGATATAGGAGAAGTGTGTGCTTTAGTTTTTATATTAGATTTATTTCTGCATCCTGTCCCTGATTTCTGCATTTCGACAGCGCTGCCTTCTTCCTCCACCTTGCCCCCCTTGTCTTCTCCCAGTTTTGGATTTATGGCGAAACCCTGTAAACGAGGgcgtgtttgtttgtgtgtgtgtggtgtcgtgtgtgtatgttgggGGGGGTCCACCCAGGGGTCTCCTTTGCTGCCATCTCCCGCCCCTCCCAGTGTGTGTCACCCGGATGGCCATGACTGACTGGAAGAGGAGGGTGTGGAAGTGCTGCTTGCTGCCACATGAAAGAAAGTGCTTATATACAGTGTCTTTGGattaaaactgttaaatatCGCCATAAAAAATTTCAAGAGTGTCTTTTGGGGGGTGGTGAGCCGAGCACTCTAAGCATCTGCTGGGGTCTTCTCTGTTCCATTTTTCAGTGCTTCGTTGTCGCCATtctcatcctcaatcacaacTGTGGATGACAGGGGAGAGGGTTAATGAGGGGGGCTCATCATGGTGGGGCAAAGATTCACCACGGACTGACAGGAGGGCATTAAAACCCAGAACCGTTAGTGCTGTTTGAGCAGAACTGGCATATTCATGCATGAGAAAGTAAAGCATCGCAAAAAGAGAGATAACCATAAGCGTGACTGTGTGAGTCTGAGTGTGTGATGCACATTTGGAAATGTGTTATATGTGAATGTCTGCTCGTCATCTTGCTGTGCACCTACAGCTGCAATTCTCACACCTCTGcctgtttccttctgtttaTCCATGTTGTGTCTGTACATTAGTGTATGTGCGACTGCATGTCTGTCAGTGCATGTATGTTGCACCGCCAGTGAGCCTCAGTATTCAAGGACCATCTCATGGGTCTGATCAGGAATGCAGGgcacacaaaagcaaaaacagcctgaagtcatcatgcaaacacaaaaatcgCAATTACACAGTATTTAAATCTCAATTATTCCAACATTCCTTGGGGATCGGACCTTCAACACAACTCTGTTGAACAGAATTCAGACGGTATTTACCAGCGCGCACTGCGCATTCAACTTATGTTGCAATGCGAATCTAATATTTAAAACCCATATATcccacatgcatacaaacattAGGCTGTTCCTCTGATCTAAGGCTCCACTGAACATCATGTCAATGCAACGCTGTTGCCTATCTGGGTTCACAGAGACATCCTTAATTACGGTCCACTAATAATCTACCTTATGTGCGCATTCAACACATCATACAAACGGTACAACCGAAAACACCATAATTATATAATTACCCCGTTTGCTCCTGCCTATTTGTCCGAGTTTCGGCGGACGTTTATTCTGTGCACCACTGAAGAAGTTGTTGGTGTCTTGAAGACGACAGGTGAAGGAAAGGTGTCCCTCGTCGTCCTCATTTCCATAATGACTCATTTTTTCTTCGTTGAATGGCAGCACTTCCGACATCTCCAAAATGCGTCTTTATCACCAAGGCGCACAAACTTAAATGTATAGCTCGACGCCAAGCTTGAACTCGGTCGTCTAGAACAAACAGAAAGGGGAAAAACAATGCAGTTTGCAGACACGATCTAGCCCTTTCTGTTTACCCCGAAGACACGTGTCTGTCTCCGTATAGGTGCGCAACAGAAATAACAGTAAATCAAAATGTCCTCAATTTCCCCGCTCGTGGAGCTTCGGcaacattatttaaattttcCAGAGGTTTTTTCTCTGTGCGTATTGCTTTGGAAATGGAGGCGCACGTACAATAGAGTCGTGGAGCGCCCGCTGGTTTCGTGTGGTCGAATCCGTCGCACGGAAAATCTGAGGAAGAAATGCAAATTGAGGTGCGATGCAAAACACGGATCCCGGGGAGACCTGTCGAGGAGCTGTACGGGGGGTTTCTGGTGCAGCCCTGAGAAGCTTCCAGTTGGAGTCGTGGTGTACCAGTGCTCCACTCTCCGGGATCTAGATGCAATCAAACAAATGGCGATTCTTTATTCAAGGATGGCACACAGCCGAAATGTGAGCCAATTCAGATATTTGGAAAACGCCGTTTACGCGCCACCACTCGACGAGTTAGAGATATGAATTTCCTCCCCCAACTTAACAATTTACGTTTTGCTATTTATTTCACCATAAGGTGGtgttgtgtgtgggggggggggggggggggggggggggggtgttgcagTCTGTTCATGGAGACAGACCTCACCAGAGGATGGCAGTATGTCCATAAAGCGTGGTGTGACTTTTGGTCCCATTGCGCGCTTCCAGTTCACTCCGAAGGGCCTTCGGCCTTCTGGTTTTACTGGTATTCACCACAGTTTGTGCAGGACTGTAACATCAGTTACAGATGGGTGGGGGTTAAAGATCATCTGGGATGTGTGACCTGCTCCGGGAAACTGCCTCGGGGATTATTCAGGATATTTGCtgagtaaaaccaaaacaaggagCAGTTTTTTATAAGGGTAATAAACCACATGTCTATTCCACATTGGACAGTGTCGAGGCCTGACCTCAGTTACTTAAATACAAGATATTTTGAAGAACCAAAAGGATCCCAGTAATCCAAAGGGATGGACGCAGGCTACAAAACTGTTGCGATGTGATTTTTGAGTTCCGgtcttggacttttattttggttaatttcctgtttctcctgtgttgATCTTGGGTAGTTTTGTGTACATTAGtttgatcagtttcacctgtgtttagttttcctttgtttgaGGTCTATTTATACCACCCGCCCTTCTCTTGTTCTTAGTCGGAGCATTGCATTGTATATACCTACATCTACATGTGTTTTCGTTTGTTCGAGGAGAGTTTCTTTTTACCCGtctctagtttttgttttttccatccGGTTCGCCAAGTGGCGTTAGGGATTTTGCCTGAGCCTCTGCCTGGTGAGTCCAGGTTAATAAAGccttgtgtgtgttctgcatttgggtcctacctctcctccttcaccaccatcaccatcaccaccaccaatTCCTAACAAAAACCTGtgttcattttgatttcatttctttaaacgaaaaaataaatgaaattagtCAATAGATTTTATTAGTTCAGGTCAACAA
Proteins encoded in this window:
- the camk2n1a gene encoding calcium/calmodulin-dependent protein kinase II inhibitor 2-like, translating into MSEVLPFNEEKMSHYGNEDDEGHLSFTCRLQDTNNFFSGAQNKRPPKLGQIGRSKRVVIEDENGDNEALKNGTEKTPADA